From a region of the Helianthus annuus cultivar XRQ/B chromosome 5, HanXRQr2.0-SUNRISE, whole genome shotgun sequence genome:
- the LOC110923766 gene encoding uncharacterized protein LOC110923766, which produces MTESSRQQNVGLYYKSSVLSEKGVGSPKTAFIGEKMNESQTTSTSHQSGYHSSSKTNSEDTDEILCNIALKLKNSPAMSINAAKQQMSFLASVLESYEGLVAGKIGNSELTKEDYDQIDPEEMELIDIQEDRNDIVRKTAHGKASTAPRKFANVAEIKEEKEPAKNHEEKVENKEKTREEILSEKTHKERDVVYRRMDEMQEEYENAVSNKRWDKKRECYYNREGEPVAEEVETEAVEAEVVKVVEEQQIDEEEKKDVKSDAGNVGEEVSVEQKLNDAEIKQPEAAENTEVPITKVFLKKTECQPKEKRSSLAPEAADPCNG; this is translated from the exons ATGACAGAGTCTTCACGTCAACAGAATGTTGGCTTGTATTACAAAAGTAGTGTACTTTCAGAgaaaggcgttggttcaccaaagacagcattcattGGTGAAAAGATGAATGAATCTCAAACAACGTCAACAAGTCATCagtctggatatcattcatcttcaaaaaCAAATTCAGAAGACACAGATGAAATTTTATGCAATATTGCTCTTAAACTGAAAAATTCTCCAGCAATGAGTATCAATGCAGCGAAGCAGCAAATGAGCTTTCTTGCATCtgtcctggaatcatatgaaggtctggtAGCTGGAAAAATCGGTAATTCTGAACTGacgaaagaagactacgaccagattgatccagagGAGATGGAGCTTATTGATATTC aagaagatcgaaatGATATTGTTCGTAAAACAGCTCATGGGAAAGCTTCGACAGCACCAAGAAAGTTTGCAAatgttgctgaaattaaagaagaaaaagaacctGCTAAAAACCATGAAGAAAAGGTTGAGAacaaagagaaaactcgagaagagatcttgagtgagaaaACACATAAAGAAAGAGATGTGGTTTACAGAagaatggatgagatgcaggaagaatatgagaATGCTGTCAGCAACAAACGATGGGACAAGAAGAGAGAGTGTTattacaacagagaaggagaacca GTTGCTGAAGAAGTTGAAACAGAAGCTGTGGAAGCTGAAGTTGTGAAAGTAGTTGAAGAACAGCAAATtgacgaagaagaaaagaaggaCGTCAAGTCAGATGCTGGTAATGTTGGTGAGGAAGTCAGTGTTGAACAAAAGCTAAATGATGCTGAGATAAAGCAGCCAGAGGCAGCTGAAAACACCGAGGTGCCTATCACTAag gtgtttCTGAAGAAAACTGAATGTCAACCAAAGGAGAAACGAAGCAGCCTGGCACCGGAGGCTGCTGATCCCTGCAACggttaa